In one window of Nocardiopsis aegyptia DNA:
- a CDS encoding phage holin family protein: MSLIIRVIVNALALWAAVFLIDGIDVTTQDTAGQIMVYLAVGVIFGVVNAIIKPIVKAVGCLFYALTLGLIGLVVNALLLLLTNWIAGLFDLPFHIEGFWPAFWGALVISIVSWIFSMFLPDKNDD, encoded by the coding sequence GTGAGCCTCATTATCAGAGTTATCGTGAACGCGCTCGCCCTTTGGGCGGCTGTCTTCCTGATCGACGGGATCGACGTCACGACCCAGGACACGGCCGGGCAGATCATGGTCTACCTCGCCGTCGGTGTGATCTTCGGCGTGGTCAACGCGATCATCAAACCGATCGTCAAAGCGGTCGGGTGCCTGTTCTACGCGCTGACGCTCGGCCTCATCGGCCTGGTCGTGAACGCGTTGCTGCTCCTGCTCACGAACTGGATCGCGGGTCTGTTCGACCTGCCCTTCCACATCGAGGGATTCTGGCCCGCCTTCTGGGGCGCGCTGGTCATCTCCATCGTCAGCTGGATCTTCAGCATGTTCCTCCCGGACAAGAACGACGACTGA
- a CDS encoding ribonuclease J, with protein MSHPHPELGPPPPLGKGALRVVPLGGLGEIGRNMTVFEYDGRLLVIDCGVLFPEEEQPGVDLILPDFDYIRDRLDDVEAVVLTHGHEDHIGGVPFLLRERPDIPIVGSKLTLALITAKLGEHRIKPVTVQVEEGERHEFGPFDLEFFAVNHSIPDALAIGMRTPAGSLLHTGDFKMDQLPLDGRLTDLGGFARFGDEGVDLLLSDSTNAEQPGFVVSERNLNDAIDKVFRQSEKRVVVACFASHVHRVQQVIDAAVRHGRKIAFVGRSMVRNMNIARDLGYLSIPGDTVIDVKQLDKLPPDEVLMVCTGSQGEPMAALSRMANRDHQIRIEEGDTILLASSLIPGNENSVNRVINGLTRWGANIVHKGNALVHVSGHASAGELLYVLNMVRPRNFLPVHGEWRHMRAHADLAKLSGVPGDRIVIAEDGVVVDLYKGRAKIVGAVQAGYVYVDGASVGDVTEASLKDRRILGEEGFISVVVAVDSNTGKILGDPEIHTRGAGIGATAYDDVIDKIQDSLDKAARDGVNDPHQLRQLIRRSTGRWVNDTYRRRPMIIPVLVEV; from the coding sequence ATGAGCCATCCCCACCCCGAACTCGGTCCGCCGCCGCCCCTGGGCAAGGGCGCGCTGCGCGTCGTCCCTCTGGGCGGTCTCGGCGAGATCGGCCGGAACATGACGGTCTTCGAATACGACGGCCGCCTGCTCGTCATCGACTGCGGCGTGCTCTTCCCCGAGGAGGAGCAGCCCGGCGTCGACCTGATCCTGCCGGACTTCGACTACATCCGTGACCGGCTCGACGACGTCGAGGCCGTCGTGCTCACCCACGGGCACGAGGACCACATCGGTGGCGTGCCGTTCCTGCTGCGCGAACGGCCCGACATCCCGATCGTCGGCTCCAAGCTCACGCTGGCCCTCATCACGGCCAAGCTCGGCGAGCACCGGATCAAGCCCGTGACGGTCCAGGTCGAGGAGGGCGAGCGCCACGAATTCGGCCCGTTCGACCTGGAGTTCTTCGCGGTCAACCACTCCATCCCGGACGCGCTGGCGATCGGTATGCGCACGCCCGCGGGCTCGCTGCTGCACACCGGCGACTTCAAGATGGACCAGCTGCCGCTGGACGGCCGCCTCACCGACCTGGGCGGCTTCGCCCGGTTCGGTGACGAGGGCGTGGACCTGCTGCTGTCGGACTCCACCAACGCCGAGCAGCCCGGCTTCGTGGTGAGCGAGCGCAACCTCAACGACGCCATCGACAAGGTCTTCCGGCAGTCGGAGAAGCGCGTCGTGGTGGCGTGCTTCGCCTCCCACGTGCACCGCGTGCAGCAGGTCATCGACGCGGCGGTCCGGCACGGCCGCAAGATCGCGTTCGTGGGCCGCTCCATGGTCCGCAACATGAACATCGCGCGCGACCTCGGGTACCTCAGCATCCCCGGCGACACCGTCATCGACGTCAAGCAGCTCGACAAGCTGCCGCCGGACGAGGTGCTCATGGTGTGCACCGGATCCCAGGGCGAGCCGATGGCCGCGCTCAGCCGGATGGCCAACCGGGACCACCAGATCAGGATCGAGGAGGGCGACACGATCCTGCTCGCCTCCTCGCTGATCCCCGGCAACGAGAACTCGGTCAACCGGGTGATCAACGGCCTGACCCGCTGGGGCGCCAACATCGTCCACAAGGGCAACGCGCTGGTGCACGTGTCCGGGCACGCCTCGGCCGGTGAGCTTCTGTACGTGCTCAACATGGTGCGTCCGCGCAACTTCCTGCCGGTGCACGGCGAGTGGCGGCACATGCGCGCCCACGCCGACCTGGCCAAGCTCAGCGGTGTGCCCGGCGACAGGATCGTCATCGCCGAGGACGGCGTCGTCGTCGACCTGTACAAGGGCCGGGCCAAGATCGTCGGTGCCGTCCAGGCCGGCTACGTGTACGTGGACGGCGCCTCGGTGGGCGACGTGACGGAGGCCTCGCTGAAGGACCGCCGCATCCTGGGCGAGGAGGGCTTCATCTCGGTCGTCGTGGCCGTGGACTCCAACACGGGCAAGATCCTGGGCGACCCGGAGATCCACACCCGGGGCGCGGGCATCGGCGCGACCGCCTACGACGACGTCATCGACAAGATCCAGGACTCCCTGGACAAGGCGGCGCGGGACGGGGTCAACGACCCCCACCAGCTGCGGCAGCTCATCCGCCGCAGCACCGGCCGGTGGGTGAACGACACCTACCGCCGCCGTCCCATGATCATCCCGGTCCTCGTCGAGGTCTGA
- the dapA gene encoding 4-hydroxy-tetrahydrodipicolinate synthase, with translation MTNPKNRPFGKMLTAMVTPMLEDGEIDYEGAGRLAAYLVDEQHNDGLVISGTTGESPTTSDDEKDNLLRAVLEAVGDRATIVAGVGTNDTRHSIKLAKAAEKAGAHGLLAVTPYYNKPPQEGLIRHFTTIADSTGLPVMLYDIPHRTGTPIASETLVRLAEHPRIVANKDAKDNVGASSWVMERTDLAYYCGTDILNLPLLSVGAAGFVSVVGHIVGSDLREMIDVFEAGEVSQALAIHRRLTPVYTGMFRTQGVITTKAVLNLFGLPSGPVRTPLADASAELQALLREDLAAAGVKGPIGLAPHQAVPASAVHVERLAEGSV, from the coding sequence ATGACGAACCCCAAGAACCGCCCATTCGGCAAGATGCTGACCGCGATGGTCACTCCGATGCTGGAGGACGGTGAGATCGACTACGAGGGCGCGGGGAGACTGGCCGCCTACCTGGTCGACGAGCAGCACAACGACGGCCTCGTGATCAGCGGCACCACCGGTGAGTCGCCCACCACGAGCGACGACGAGAAGGACAACCTGCTCCGGGCGGTCCTGGAGGCGGTCGGCGACCGGGCCACCATCGTCGCCGGCGTCGGCACCAACGACACGCGGCACAGCATCAAGCTGGCCAAGGCCGCGGAGAAGGCGGGGGCGCACGGTCTGCTGGCCGTCACCCCGTACTACAACAAGCCGCCGCAGGAAGGCCTGATCAGGCACTTCACCACCATCGCGGACAGCACCGGCCTGCCGGTCATGCTCTACGACATCCCGCACCGCACCGGGACGCCGATCGCCTCCGAGACCCTGGTCCGGCTGGCCGAGCACCCGCGCATCGTGGCCAACAAGGACGCCAAGGACAACGTCGGCGCCAGCTCCTGGGTCATGGAGCGCACCGACCTGGCGTACTACTGCGGCACGGACATCCTGAACCTGCCGCTGCTCTCCGTGGGCGCGGCCGGGTTCGTCAGCGTCGTCGGCCACATCGTCGGCAGCGACCTGCGCGAGATGATCGACGTCTTCGAGGCGGGCGAGGTCAGCCAGGCGCTGGCCATCCACCGCCGTCTGACGCCCGTGTACACGGGCATGTTCCGGACCCAGGGCGTCATCACCACCAAGGCCGTCCTCAACCTGTTCGGCCTGCCCTCCGGCCCGGTCCGCACTCCGCTGGCCGACGCCTCCGCCGAGCTCCAGGCGCTGCTGCGCGAGGACCTCGCCGCGGCCGGGGTCAAGGGCCCCATCGGGCTCGCACCGCACCAGGCCGTCCCGGCCAGTGCCGTCCACGTCGAGCGTCTGGCGGAGGGATCCGTATGA
- the egtC gene encoding ergothioneine biosynthesis protein EgtC, with product MCRHLAYLGPPRTLHELLYAAPHSLHVQSWAPRRQRYGTVNADGFGVGWYPEPVPGASEASGAPLRYRRAMPIWGDASFADAARAITSGCVVAAVRDATIGFGSEESGAQPFRADRLLFSHNGAAKDDEALAAALSAPPPPGALDARAPVDSAPLFAHTVRLWRASGDLPGTLAAVVRHAREHSEGRYNLLASDGEALVATAAGDTLFTLREPQGGIFVASEPFDDAPGWREVPDGSVVVASADRTEVYQIAERSPQ from the coding sequence ATGTGCCGCCACCTCGCCTACCTGGGGCCGCCGCGGACCCTGCACGAGCTGCTGTACGCGGCGCCCCACTCGCTGCACGTCCAGTCCTGGGCGCCGCGCAGGCAGCGGTACGGGACCGTCAACGCCGACGGGTTCGGTGTCGGCTGGTACCCGGAACCGGTGCCCGGGGCCTCCGAGGCGTCCGGTGCGCCGCTGCGCTACCGGCGCGCCATGCCCATCTGGGGGGACGCGTCCTTCGCCGACGCCGCGCGCGCCATCACCTCCGGGTGCGTGGTGGCCGCGGTGCGCGACGCCACGATCGGGTTCGGCTCCGAGGAGTCGGGCGCCCAGCCCTTCCGCGCCGACCGGCTGCTGTTCAGCCACAACGGGGCGGCCAAGGACGACGAGGCGCTCGCCGCGGCGCTGTCCGCCCCGCCGCCGCCCGGCGCGCTGGACGCGCGGGCGCCGGTCGACTCCGCGCCCCTGTTCGCGCACACCGTGCGGCTCTGGCGGGCCTCCGGCGACCTGCCCGGAACCCTGGCCGCCGTGGTCCGCCACGCCCGGGAGCACTCCGAGGGCCGCTACAACCTGCTGGCCAGCGACGGCGAGGCCCTCGTCGCCACGGCCGCGGGGGACACCCTGTTCACACTGCGCGAGCCGCAGGGCGGGATCTTCGTGGCCTCGGAGCCCTTCGACGACGCCCCGGGCTGGCGCGAGGTCCCCGACGGATCCGTCGTCGTCGCGTCCGCGGACCGGACCGAGGTGTACCAGATCGCCGAGCGGTCACCCCAGTAG
- a CDS encoding DNA translocase FtsK: protein MPARASSGGSGRKKPASRKPAAKKRMPDGPIAFAVAMFGQFLLVLWKLVAHTVGGAARAVGRSARDLDPDLRRDGAGLILLAAGILVAGAVWWQSEGPLLAYTRLAVAGTFGTFSPILPLLFLPVAVKLMRTPASGREGDAGRLFIGFSSIMLGLLGLIHIGHGIPQPSEGLEALQKSGGLIGFVASGPLSAVITPWLTGLLLVLVLLFGILVVTATPIRRIPERLQTLFGALLERDTGPDAGIGILGADAEKKKKPAKPRRKASRSAEESVAGDHERPYDSPVLPDEPEPVAPPLTDDEEAAAASAPAKRGKGRAKAKDPAPDPTPAPGATEQLSIPSRVVEGDYELPVASMLKPGSAAKPRTKANDEMVAALSGVLTQFKLDADVTGFTRGPTVTRYEIELGPAVKVEKVTALAKNISLAVKSADVRILSPIPGKSAIGVEIPNTDKDIVSLGDVLRSPAATSDDHPMLVGLGKDVEGSNVVANLAKMPHVLVAGATGAGKSTCINGLITSLMMRSTPDEVRMILVDPKRVELTMYEGIPHLITPIITNPKRAAEALQWVVGEMDRRYDDLAASGYRHVDDFNAAVRKGELTAPPGSERVYEPYPYLLVIVDELADLMMVAPRDVEDAVVRITQLARAAGIHLVLATQRPSVDVVTGLIKANVPSRLAFATSSLSDSRVILDQPGAEKLVGKGDALFLPMGAGKPIRLQNAWVSEKEIRGIVDHCKKQSEPSYREDVAVPETKKKEIDEDIGDDLDLLLQAVELVVTTQFGSTSMLQRKLRVGFAKAGRLMDLMESRDVVGPSEGSKARDVLVTPDELPGVLADIRG from the coding sequence ATGCCCGCGCGTGCCTCCTCCGGCGGTTCCGGACGCAAGAAGCCCGCGTCGCGCAAACCCGCGGCGAAGAAGCGCATGCCCGACGGCCCGATCGCCTTCGCGGTGGCCATGTTCGGACAGTTCCTGCTGGTGCTGTGGAAACTGGTCGCGCACACCGTCGGCGGTGCCGCCCGCGCTGTCGGCCGCAGCGCCCGCGACCTCGATCCGGACCTGCGCCGGGACGGGGCGGGACTCATCCTGCTCGCGGCGGGCATCCTCGTCGCCGGAGCCGTGTGGTGGCAGAGCGAGGGCCCCCTGCTGGCCTACACCCGCCTGGCCGTCGCGGGCACCTTCGGTACCTTCTCGCCGATCCTGCCGCTGCTCTTCCTGCCCGTCGCGGTCAAGCTGATGCGCACCCCCGCCAGCGGCAGGGAGGGCGACGCCGGCCGGCTCTTCATCGGTTTCAGCTCGATCATGCTCGGCCTGCTCGGGCTCATCCACATCGGCCACGGCATCCCGCAGCCCTCGGAGGGGTTGGAGGCGCTGCAGAAGTCCGGCGGCCTCATCGGCTTCGTCGCCTCGGGCCCGCTCAGCGCCGTCATCACCCCCTGGCTCACCGGCCTGCTCCTGGTGCTGGTGCTGCTCTTCGGCATCCTCGTGGTCACCGCCACGCCCATCCGGCGCATCCCGGAACGCCTCCAGACCCTGTTCGGGGCGCTCCTGGAGCGCGACACCGGCCCCGACGCGGGGATCGGCATCCTGGGGGCGGACGCGGAGAAGAAAAAGAAGCCCGCCAAGCCCCGCCGCAAGGCGTCCAGGAGCGCCGAGGAGTCGGTGGCGGGCGACCACGAACGCCCCTACGACAGCCCCGTGCTGCCGGACGAGCCCGAACCGGTCGCCCCGCCCCTCACCGACGACGAGGAGGCCGCCGCGGCCTCCGCGCCGGCCAAGCGCGGGAAGGGCCGCGCCAAGGCCAAGGACCCGGCGCCCGACCCCACCCCCGCGCCCGGGGCCACGGAGCAGCTGTCCATCCCCTCCCGCGTGGTGGAGGGCGACTACGAGCTGCCCGTGGCGAGCATGCTCAAGCCGGGCAGCGCGGCCAAGCCGCGGACCAAGGCCAACGACGAGATGGTCGCGGCGCTCTCGGGGGTGCTCACCCAGTTCAAGCTCGACGCCGACGTCACCGGGTTCACACGCGGTCCCACCGTCACCCGCTACGAGATCGAACTGGGTCCGGCGGTCAAGGTGGAGAAGGTCACCGCGCTGGCCAAGAACATCTCCCTGGCGGTCAAGAGCGCCGACGTGCGCATCCTGTCCCCGATCCCGGGCAAGTCCGCGATCGGTGTGGAGATCCCCAACACCGACAAGGACATCGTCAGCCTGGGCGACGTGCTGCGCTCGCCGGCCGCCACCTCCGACGACCACCCGATGCTGGTGGGGCTGGGCAAGGACGTCGAGGGCTCCAACGTCGTGGCCAACCTCGCCAAGATGCCGCACGTGCTGGTGGCCGGCGCCACCGGTGCCGGTAAGTCCACCTGCATCAACGGTCTGATCACCTCGCTGATGATGCGGTCCACGCCCGACGAGGTGCGGATGATCCTGGTCGACCCCAAGCGGGTCGAGCTGACGATGTACGAGGGCATCCCGCACCTGATCACGCCCATCATCACCAACCCCAAGCGGGCCGCCGAGGCCCTGCAGTGGGTGGTGGGGGAGATGGACCGGCGCTACGACGACCTGGCCGCCTCCGGGTACCGGCACGTGGACGACTTCAACGCGGCCGTGCGCAAGGGCGAGCTCACCGCGCCGCCCGGCAGCGAGCGCGTGTACGAGCCCTACCCGTACCTGCTGGTGATCGTGGACGAGCTCGCCGACCTGATGATGGTCGCCCCGCGCGACGTCGAGGACGCGGTCGTGCGCATCACCCAGCTCGCCCGCGCGGCCGGCATCCACCTGGTCCTGGCCACGCAGCGGCCCAGCGTCGACGTGGTCACCGGCCTGATCAAGGCCAACGTCCCCTCCCGGCTGGCCTTCGCCACCTCCAGCCTCTCCGACAGCCGCGTCATCCTCGACCAGCCCGGCGCGGAGAAGCTGGTGGGCAAGGGCGACGCGCTGTTCCTGCCGATGGGCGCGGGCAAGCCCATCCGGCTGCAGAACGCCTGGGTGTCGGAGAAGGAGATCCGGGGGATCGTCGACCACTGCAAGAAGCAGTCGGAGCCGAGCTACCGCGAGGACGTCGCCGTCCCCGAGACCAAGAAGAAGGAGATCGACGAGGACATCGGCGACGATCTCGACCTGCTGCTCCAGGCCGTCGAGCTGGTGGTCACCACCCAGTTCGGCTCCACGTCGATGCTCCAGCGCAAGCTGCGCGTGGGCTTCGCCAAGGCGGGCCGCCTGATGGACCTCATGGAGAGCCGCGACGTCGTCGGCCCCAGCGAGGGGTCCAAGGCCCGCGACGTGCTCGTCACGCCCGACGAGCTGCCCGGGGTGCTCGCCGACATCCGGGGCTGA
- a CDS encoding 1,4-dihydroxy-2-naphthoate polyprenyltransferase, whose protein sequence is MATVGEWVSGVRPRTLPNSIVPVAVGSALAFALDGFVWWKALLAMAVALALQVGVNFANDYSDGVKGTDTAERTGPVRLTATGLAPPRQVLAAALGSFALAGVVGLVLVVTSSWWLLLVGVAAIAAAWYYTGGRTPYGYRGLGEVSVFVFFGLVAVVGTVFVQLGTAPWQAWVASVPVGLLSCSVLVINNLRDIPTDRETGKITLAVRLGEAGTRRLFAAGLVLAYAVALALTPVFLWTPLVLLSVPLAVPPVRRVLGGQVGRDLVLGLGETGKLQLAFGALFSVGLLLG, encoded by the coding sequence GTGGCCACGGTCGGTGAATGGGTCTCGGGTGTGCGTCCCCGCACACTGCCGAATTCGATCGTCCCGGTGGCGGTGGGTTCCGCGCTCGCCTTCGCTCTGGACGGGTTCGTGTGGTGGAAGGCCCTGCTGGCCATGGCGGTCGCCCTGGCGCTCCAGGTGGGCGTGAACTTCGCCAACGACTACAGCGACGGCGTCAAGGGCACCGACACCGCGGAGCGGACCGGTCCGGTCCGGCTGACCGCGACGGGGCTTGCGCCGCCCCGGCAGGTGCTCGCCGCCGCGCTGGGCTCCTTCGCCCTCGCGGGCGTGGTCGGCCTGGTGCTGGTGGTCACGTCCTCGTGGTGGCTGCTGCTGGTGGGCGTCGCCGCGATCGCGGCGGCCTGGTACTACACCGGCGGGCGCACGCCGTACGGGTACCGGGGCCTGGGCGAGGTGTCGGTGTTCGTGTTCTTCGGCCTGGTCGCGGTGGTGGGCACGGTGTTCGTGCAGCTGGGGACCGCGCCGTGGCAGGCGTGGGTGGCCTCGGTACCGGTGGGGCTGCTCTCCTGCTCGGTGCTGGTGATCAACAACCTGCGCGACATCCCGACCGACCGCGAGACCGGCAAGATCACGCTGGCCGTCCGGCTGGGCGAGGCGGGCACCCGCCGCCTGTTCGCGGCCGGCCTCGTGCTGGCCTACGCGGTGGCGCTGGCCCTGACCCCGGTGTTCTTGTGGACGCCGCTGGTCCTGCTGTCCGTGCCGCTGGCCGTGCCCCCGGTCCGCCGGGTGCTGGGCGGACAGGTCGGCCGCGACCTGGTCCTGGGCCTGGGCGAGACCGGCAAGCTGCAGCTGGCCTTCGGCGCCCTGTTCTCCGTGGGCCTGCTCCTGGGCTGA
- a CDS encoding GNAT family N-acetyltransferase, producing the protein MSVSQFVRPARAADVNTVVDLQVASWRAVYGTLLPDEVVEDLGADEAREQFRSQWTAALESPPTSKHRLVVATDEQAGARVVTGFAAFGPAGDSDLWPAKDAEVFALHVDPDRVRQGHGSRLVNACVDTLVEAGFATVHVWVPEEENALRSFFEASGWRPDGARREIDMGRLLPMVRLHAAVSQ; encoded by the coding sequence GTGTCAGTATCCCAGTTCGTCCGTCCAGCCCGCGCCGCCGACGTGAACACCGTCGTGGACCTCCAGGTGGCCTCGTGGCGGGCGGTGTACGGGACACTGCTGCCCGACGAGGTGGTCGAGGACCTGGGCGCGGACGAGGCCAGGGAGCAGTTCCGGAGCCAGTGGACCGCCGCCCTGGAGTCGCCGCCCACGTCCAAACACCGCCTGGTGGTGGCCACCGACGAGCAGGCGGGGGCGCGTGTGGTGACGGGGTTCGCCGCCTTCGGTCCGGCGGGCGATTCCGACCTGTGGCCGGCCAAGGACGCGGAGGTCTTCGCCCTGCACGTGGACCCGGACCGGGTCCGCCAGGGGCACGGCAGCCGGCTGGTGAACGCGTGCGTGGACACCTTGGTGGAGGCCGGGTTCGCGACGGTGCACGTGTGGGTGCCCGAGGAGGAGAACGCGCTGCGGTCCTTCTTCGAGGCGTCGGGGTGGCGCCCGGACGGCGCCCGCCGGGAGATCGACATGGGGCGCCTCCTGCCGATGGTGCGCCTGCACGCGGCCGTGTCCCAGTAG
- a CDS encoding VIT1/CCC1 transporter family protein has protein sequence MRWSRVPHGRADGGHRDLGALLNSLRAGVLGANDGIVSTAALVVGVAGATPHRNALLVAGVAGTLAGALSMAAGEYVSVSTQRDTERAAIRREQRELDEDPEGELAELTQLYRERGLSEALSRRVARELTDRDALRAHTEMELGLGRYRVTPWPAALSSLLSFVLGALVPLTAMLLSPDSWRLAVTVCAVLGATAALGAVSAGLGGAAPLRAAVRCVIGGTFAMLVTYVVGSVLGVAMGL, from the coding sequence ATGAGATGGTCACGCGTCCCGCACGGCCGGGCCGACGGCGGGCATCGGGACCTGGGCGCCCTGCTCAACAGCCTGCGCGCCGGTGTGTTGGGGGCCAACGACGGCATCGTGTCGACGGCGGCCCTGGTGGTGGGCGTGGCGGGTGCCACGCCGCACCGGAACGCCCTGCTCGTGGCGGGCGTGGCGGGGACCCTGGCGGGGGCGCTGTCGATGGCGGCCGGCGAGTACGTGTCCGTGAGCACCCAGCGCGACACCGAGCGCGCGGCCATCCGCAGGGAGCAGCGCGAGCTGGACGAGGATCCGGAGGGCGAGCTGGCCGAGCTCACGCAGCTGTACCGCGAGCGCGGCCTGAGCGAGGCACTGTCGCGCCGAGTCGCCCGCGAACTCACCGACCGGGACGCCCTGCGCGCCCACACGGAAATGGAGCTGGGGCTGGGCCGCTACCGGGTCACCCCGTGGCCGGCGGCCCTGAGCAGCCTCCTCTCCTTCGTTCTGGGTGCACTGGTACCGCTGACGGCGATGCTGCTGAGTCCGGATTCGTGGCGGCTGGCCGTCACGGTCTGCGCGGTGCTGGGGGCCACGGCCGCGCTGGGGGCGGTCAGTGCGGGCCTCGGGGGAGCCGCGCCGCTGCGCGCCGCCGTGCGGTGTGTGATCGGCGGTACGTTCGCGATGCTGGTCACCTACGTGGTGGGTTCGGTCCTGGGCGTGGCCATGGGCCTGTGA
- the dapB gene encoding 4-hydroxy-tetrahydrodipicolinate reductase: MFKVGVFGADGRMGSEVVKAVRAADDMELVAGVDAADDRSAVLGADHVVDFTHPDVVMDNLEWLIGHGIHAVVGTSGFDEAKLERVRAMQAAKPGAKVLIAPNFGVAAVLMMHFARKAAPYFDSAEIIELHHPNKADAPSGTAFHTAELVAEARREAATAAMPDATTSEIPGARGADVDGVRVHSLRIAGLIAHQEVVFGTDGETLKIRHDSMNRTSFMPGVLLGVRGVAGLPDPLTVGLDALLDL; encoded by the coding sequence GTGTTCAAGGTAGGAGTTTTCGGCGCCGATGGGCGCATGGGGTCAGAGGTCGTCAAGGCGGTTCGCGCCGCGGACGACATGGAACTCGTCGCGGGCGTGGACGCCGCCGACGACCGATCGGCCGTGCTGGGAGCCGACCACGTCGTCGACTTCACGCACCCGGACGTGGTGATGGACAACCTGGAGTGGCTCATCGGCCACGGGATCCACGCCGTCGTCGGCACGAGCGGTTTCGACGAGGCCAAGCTGGAGCGCGTGCGCGCCATGCAGGCGGCCAAGCCCGGGGCCAAGGTGCTCATCGCCCCGAACTTCGGCGTCGCCGCCGTGCTGATGATGCACTTCGCGCGCAAGGCCGCGCCGTACTTCGACTCCGCGGAGATCATCGAACTGCACCACCCGAACAAGGCCGACGCCCCCAGCGGGACCGCGTTCCACACCGCTGAGCTGGTCGCCGAGGCCCGCCGCGAGGCCGCGACCGCGGCCATGCCCGACGCCACCACCTCCGAGATCCCCGGCGCCCGCGGCGCCGACGTGGACGGCGTGCGCGTGCACTCGCTGCGCATCGCCGGACTGATCGCCCACCAGGAGGTCGTGTTCGGCACCGACGGCGAGACGCTCAAGATCCGGCACGACTCGATGAACCGCACGTCGTTCATGCCCGGTGTCCTGCTGGGCGTGCGCGGGGTCGCCGGCCTCCCCGACCCGCTCACCGTGGGCCTGGACGCCCTGCTCGACCTGTAG
- the egtD gene encoding L-histidine N(alpha)-methyltransferase, with the protein MFRIDRNLTADDLDKALRSDVAAGLTARPKQLPPKWFYDERGSALFEEITALPEYYPTRAERAILELRADEIADAADAEALIELGSGSGIKTRLLLDAMRRHGRLTRFVPVDVSGDFLAASAAQLADDYPRVDVHAVVGDFEHHLGLLPVGENGGRQLLAVLGSTIGNQEPGPRAAFLRDIRAALATGDSLLLGADLVKDPDRLVAAYDDAQGVTAAFNRNVLSVINQRLGADFDPAAFDHVARWDAGCEWIEMRLRARGDQHVRVADLGLEVGFAAGEEMRTEISAKFRREGLSAELGAAGFELTHWWTDPAGDFALTLATAR; encoded by the coding sequence ATGTTCCGCATCGACCGAAACCTGACCGCCGACGACCTCGACAAGGCGCTGCGCAGCGACGTCGCGGCGGGTCTGACCGCACGGCCCAAACAGCTTCCGCCCAAGTGGTTCTACGACGAACGCGGCAGTGCCCTGTTCGAGGAGATCACCGCGCTGCCGGAGTACTACCCGACCCGCGCCGAGCGCGCGATCCTGGAGCTGCGGGCCGACGAGATCGCCGACGCCGCCGACGCCGAGGCGCTCATCGAGCTCGGATCCGGTTCTGGGATCAAGACCCGCCTGCTCCTGGACGCCATGCGCCGCCACGGCCGCCTCACCCGGTTCGTCCCCGTCGACGTCAGCGGCGACTTTCTCGCCGCCTCCGCCGCGCAACTGGCCGACGACTACCCCCGCGTCGACGTCCACGCCGTCGTCGGCGACTTCGAGCACCACCTCGGCCTGCTCCCCGTCGGCGAGAACGGCGGGCGCCAGCTCCTCGCCGTCCTGGGATCGACCATAGGCAACCAGGAACCCGGCCCCCGGGCCGCCTTCCTGCGCGACATCCGCGCGGCCCTGGCCACCGGCGACTCCCTCCTGCTCGGTGCCGACCTGGTCAAGGACCCCGACCGCCTGGTGGCCGCCTACGACGACGCCCAGGGCGTCACCGCCGCCTTCAACCGCAACGTGCTCAGCGTGATCAACCAGCGGCTGGGCGCCGACTTCGACCCCGCCGCCTTCGACCACGTCGCCCGCTGGGACGCCGGGTGCGAGTGGATCGAGATGCGCCTGCGCGCCCGCGGCGACCAGCACGTACGCGTCGCCGACCTCGGCCTGGAGGTCGGCTTCGCGGCGGGCGAGGAGATGCGCACCGAGATCTCCGCGAAGTTCCGCCGCGAGGGGCTCTCGGCGGAGCTCGGCGCGGCCGGCTTCGAGCTCACCCACTGGTGGACCGACCCCGCCGGCGACTTCGCGCTCACGCTCGCCACGGCCCGGTGA